From the Desulfobacterales bacterium genome, one window contains:
- a CDS encoding CBS and ACT domain-containing protein, with product MKIRSLMISDPITVTEKATITDAMEVMKNHSIRHLPVVGEGNVLIGFLTLSDLKQGLIPSLLGEVSLADLMIKNPIEVGPDDDIELAAQLLYKFKIGGMPVVENRKLVGIITESDILMTFIEMMGILTSSSRIDVVINDEPGALEKALQIIHGSGGEIISIGQISRETGKKIFFFRLAPCKTHQIVQTLEQQGFEIVDTMG from the coding sequence ATGAAAATCAGATCCCTGATGATATCCGACCCCATTACGGTTACCGAAAAAGCCACCATCACCGATGCCATGGAAGTGATGAAAAACCATTCGATCCGTCATCTGCCGGTCGTTGGAGAAGGCAATGTTCTTATCGGTTTTTTAACCCTGTCTGACCTGAAACAGGGGTTGATTCCATCTCTTCTGGGGGAAGTATCCCTCGCTGATTTGATGATTAAAAATCCGATTGAGGTGGGTCCGGACGATGATATTGAACTGGCCGCTCAGCTGCTGTACAAATTTAAAATTGGTGGAATGCCGGTTGTTGAAAACCGGAAACTGGTCGGGATCATCACCGAATCGGACATATTGATGACGTTCATAGAAATGATGGGGATTCTAACGTCAAGTTCCCGAATTGATGTGGTAATCAATGACGAACCCGGCGCGCTGGAAAAAGCACTGCAAATTATCCACGGGAGCGGAGGGGAAATTATCAGCATCGGTCAAATCAGCCGGGAAACCGGGAAAAAAATCTTCTTTTTCCGCCTGGCTCCCTGCAAAACCCATCAGATTGTTCAGACCCTCGAACAGCAGGGATTTGAAATCGTCGACACAATGGGCTGA
- the ahbD gene encoding heme b synthase codes for MKQHHQSDSNRPPHPHHEAALRLVAWEITRNCNLSCVHCRAAATMGPYLGELDTKAALRLLDQIADVGDAIIILTGGEPLLRSDIFEVAAYGTQKGLKMVMAPNGTLMTKESAARMVDSGIKRISISLDGASKDTHDKFRGVDGAFDAALRGIKFAKAAGIEFQINTTITKANLEQIPKIQALAEKLGAVAHHIFLLVPTGRGKYIVDQEITADEYERTLNWFYDQREKTTLQLKATCAPHYYRILRQRAKLEGKSVTVQTHGMDAVTRGCLGGTSFCFISHTGIVQPCGFLDLNCGDVTQTPFQDIWHHSEPFLLLRDFDQLKGKCGRCEYKKVCGGCRARAFEATGDFMAEEPLCSYQPVS; via the coding sequence ATGAAACAGCATCATCAATCAGATTCAAACCGCCCCCCCCACCCGCATCATGAAGCAGCGCTTCGCCTGGTCGCCTGGGAAATCACCAGAAACTGCAATCTGTCATGCGTCCACTGCCGGGCAGCCGCAACCATGGGACCCTATCTCGGTGAATTGGACACAAAAGCGGCGTTGCGCCTGCTGGATCAAATTGCCGACGTGGGCGATGCAATCATCATTCTAACCGGTGGAGAACCGTTGCTTCGGTCTGACATTTTTGAAGTCGCCGCCTACGGCACTCAAAAAGGCCTCAAAATGGTTATGGCGCCTAACGGAACGCTCATGACAAAAGAATCTGCCGCCAGGATGGTTGACAGCGGCATCAAACGCATCAGTATCAGTCTGGACGGTGCCTCAAAAGATACTCACGATAAATTCAGGGGGGTGGATGGTGCATTTGATGCCGCACTGAGAGGGATAAAATTTGCAAAAGCGGCCGGGATCGAATTTCAGATCAACACCACCATCACGAAGGCCAATCTTGAACAGATCCCCAAAATCCAGGCCCTTGCCGAAAAACTCGGCGCAGTTGCGCACCATATTTTTCTGCTGGTTCCCACGGGCCGCGGCAAATACATTGTCGATCAGGAAATCACCGCCGATGAATATGAACGCACCCTGAACTGGTTTTATGACCAAAGAGAAAAAACAACCCTTCAGCTGAAAGCCACCTGTGCACCGCATTATTATCGGATTCTCAGGCAGCGGGCCAAACTGGAGGGCAAATCCGTCACCGTTCAAACCCACGGGATGGATGCGGTCACCCGGGGATGTCTGGGAGGCACCAGTTTCTGCTTTATTTCTCATACGGGCATTGTTCAGCCATGCGGATTTCTGGATCTGAACTGCGGAGATGTCACCCAGACCCCATTTCAGGACATCTGGCATCATTCCGAACCGTTTTTATTGCTCCGGGATTTTGATCAATTAAAGGGAAAATGCGGTCGCTGTGAATACAAAAAGGTATGCGGGGGATGCAGAGCCCGTGCCTTCGAGGCCACCGGTGATTTTATGGCCGAAGAGCCTCTGTGCAGTTATCAACCCGTTTCATAG
- the hemB gene encoding porphobilinogen synthase, translating into MLFPDYRPRRLRQNEAFRRMIRETILTTSDLILPLFAIGGKNIQNPIQSMPGHYQLSIDNLIKTAREAYELGIPAIMIFGIPDKKDALGTSAYAKTGIVQKAVSAVKQSLPELVVITDVCLCQYTDHGHCGIVEGNIIDNDSTLDLLARTAVSHAKAGADMVAPSDMMDGRVTEIRNALDENNLSNVPIMSYAAKYCSAYYGPFRQAADSAPQFGDRRTYQMDPANAQEAIREVTMDIEEGADIIMVKPALAYLDIICRVRDEIDLPVAAYNVSGEYSMIKAAEKMGWIDGKAVMMETLTAIKRAGADMILTYFAIEAARELKNR; encoded by the coding sequence ATGCTGTTTCCAGATTACAGGCCCAGGCGATTGCGCCAGAATGAAGCATTCCGGAGAATGATTCGGGAAACCATTCTAACGACAAGCGATCTGATATTGCCTCTGTTTGCCATTGGCGGCAAAAACATACAAAACCCTATCCAGTCAATGCCGGGCCATTATCAGCTGTCCATTGACAACCTGATAAAAACGGCCAGAGAGGCTTATGAGCTGGGCATCCCGGCCATAATGATCTTCGGAATTCCCGATAAAAAAGATGCGCTGGGAACCAGCGCGTATGCGAAAACCGGAATTGTACAGAAAGCCGTTAGTGCCGTAAAACAAAGCCTTCCGGAGCTGGTTGTCATCACGGACGTCTGCCTGTGCCAGTATACCGACCATGGCCATTGCGGTATTGTGGAAGGAAATATAATCGACAACGACTCCACACTTGATCTTCTGGCACGCACTGCCGTATCCCACGCAAAAGCCGGAGCCGATATGGTTGCCCCTTCGGATATGATGGACGGCCGGGTAACGGAAATCCGCAATGCCCTGGATGAAAATAATTTGAGCAATGTTCCGATCATGTCCTATGCCGCCAAGTACTGCTCTGCTTACTACGGACCGTTTCGTCAGGCCGCCGATTCAGCACCGCAGTTCGGGGATCGCCGAACCTATCAGATGGACCCGGCCAACGCGCAGGAAGCCATCCGTGAGGTAACCATGGATATCGAGGAAGGCGCCGATATTATCATGGTCAAACCCGCCCTTGCCTACCTGGACATCATTTGCCGGGTACGGGATGAAATTGACCTTCCGGTTGCGGCCTACAATGTCAGCGGAGAATATTCCATGATCAAAGCCGCTGAAAAAATGGGCTGGATTGACGGCAAGGCCGTCATGATGGAAACACTGACAGCGATCAAACGAGCCGGAGCAGATATGATACTGACATATTTTGCCATTGAAGCCGCCCGGGAGCTGAAGAATCGTTAG